CATCCGCACTTACAACGACAGCGATCACGGCTTTGAAATTCTCACCTCGCCGTGGATCCACAAAAATGGCGTGGACGCCACCATCGCCGCGATCAAACAGCGCGTCGGCGACACCAAGGTCTATCTGACCTTTGACATCGATTGCCTGGATCCGGCTTTCGCGCCGGGCACCGGCACACCGGTTTCGGGCGGCTTGAGCTCGGCCCAAGCGCTCGACATCGTGCGCGGGCTTGGCGCACTGAATTTCGTCGGCATGGACGTGGTCGAGGTCTCACCGGCCTATGACGTGTCCGAAGTCACTGCCATCGCGGCGGCCACCATCGCCCACGACTTGTTGTGCCTGCTGGCGGAAAAAAAGGGCGCGGTGCGCAGACCCGTCGGGCGTTAAGCCAACGCGTTGCCTGAACACACTTTTCCGTAAAAAGTGTCGTGATCCGATGTGAAAAATCGGGCATTGTTGGGTCATGCGCACACGTTCATCGACACCATCCGATTCTCAACATCGCGACAACATCCAAACGATGTTCGAGCTGGTGGCGCCGCGCTACGACCTGATGAACGATTTGATGAGCTTCGCCACCCATCGTTTGTGGAAGCGCGCCATGGTGCGCAAGGCACCACAATGTTCCGGTGGCTTCGCGGTCGATGTTGCGGGTGGCACCGGCGACATAGCCCGCTTGCTCCATCAACGCGGCTGGAACGTGACGGTGTGCGACCCCAGCGCCGGAATGATGCGGGCAGGACGCCCCCGCCAACCGAGCGAGATTTCTTGGGTTGCGGGTTTGGGGGAAAGCTTGCCGTTCGCCGACGCGTCGCTCGACCTGCTCACCGTCAGTTTCGGCCTACGCAACATGACCCGACCGCAACACGCGTTAGCGGAAGCCATACGCGTGCTCAAACCCGGCGGTCGCTTCATCTGCCTGGAATTCAGCACCCCGGCGTGGTGGTTGAAACCGTTTTACGATTGGTATTCCGAACACATCATCCCGCGCCTGGGCGCCATGGTCGCGGGACGACCCGAGGCTTATCGCTATCTGGTCGATTCGATCCGCGAATTTCCCGATCAAGATACTTTGAAGGAACAAATGCAAGCTGCGGGCTTTGCCGACGTGACCTACACGAACCTGTCGTTCGGCATCGCCGCCATCCATGTCGGAAGCAAGACGTCATGACCGCCCGCCCAACCGGCCTGAATTTGTGGTGGCAAGCCATTCGCCCAAAGACCTTGGGCATGGCAGCAAGCCCAGTGGTGCTGGCCAGCGCGCTGGCTTGGGCGGGCGACAGCCCCATCGCGCATCCGGAAGTTCCGATCGTCATCTTGCTGTGCGCGCTGGCCATTCAGGCCGGAACCAACCTGTTCAACGATGCTCAGGATTTCCTCAACGGTACCGACGACATCGACGGCGCTGAACGTCTGGGACCGCCACGCGTCACCGCACTGGGTTGGGCGTTGCCGCACCAAGTATCGGCTGCCGGATTGACGGCGTTTTTGATCGCGCTTTTGGGCGGGCTTTACCTCATCACCATCGGCGGTTGGCCGATCTTTTTCCTCGGCCTCGGGTCGCTGTGGGCAGGCTACCTATATTCCCATGGTCCCTATCCAATCTCGCGCTCGCCGTTCGGTGAACTCGTGGTGATCGCTTTTTTCGGCGTCGCGGCGGTATCCGGCACCTATTATCTGCACACTGGCCACGTCGGCATGTCGACTTGGATCTGGGGCATCGCCATGGGGCTTCCCGCAGGCGCGGTGCTGTTGCTCAACAATGTACGCGATGAAGCGGGCGATCGTCTTGCCGGGCGCAAGACCTTGGCGATTTTGATCGGCGTCAAGGCTTCACACGCCCTTTATGCCATCTTGGTGTTGGCTCCGTACGGCGTCTCGGCGCTGAGCGTTGCGACGGGTCTAATGGCTGTGGGTGCCTTGTTGGGCATCGCCACCTTGCCGCTGGCGTTGCGCAACGCGCGAACGTTTCGTGACACCGCGCCAAGCGCAAGCCTAAACCCCCTACTCGGCGCGACTGTGCGCTGCCAAGGGTTGTTCGCCATCTCGACCGCGCTGGGTCTGTTCGCGTCCCTATATGTCACGATGCCTGGACCATAAGACACCCTCGCCATTTGACTGGGCGGCATTCCCGCCTAAAATACGCAACCTTTTATGTCTGGAAAGCCCACACTATGTCGACGGATATTCTGCTCCCCATCGGTTTGGCCTTTATCATGTTCTCAATCGGCCTTGGCCTCAAAATCGAAGATTTCACCCGTGTGGTGCTCTATCCGCGCGCTATTTTCGTTGGGCTGCTCAACCAGATCATACTGTTGCCGTTGATCGGACTCGCGGTGCTGGTCGGTTATGAGGGGCGGCCTGAATTCGCTTTGGGCCTGATGATCTTGGCGGCCTCGCCGGGCGGCATCACGTCCAACCTGCTGACCACCCTGGCAGGCGGCAATGCGGCCTTGTCTGTATCCATGACAGCGATCACCAGCCTCATCAGCGTTGTATCCGTGCCCGTCATTTTGGGTTTTTCCCAAGTTTTCTTTCTCGGCACGGGCCAGGACGTGCAAATGCCCTTAGGCTTTATCATGGGCTCGATCCTGGTCGTGACCGGCCTGCCCATCGCGCTCGGCATGGGCTTGCAGGCGTGGAAACCCGACAGCGCCAATTGGCTGCGGCCAAAGGCACGTCACCTCGCCACCATCATCTTCGCGCTGATCGTCGCCAGCGCGTTCGTCGGTCAAATGGACAATATCCTCAATTATTTCACCGAAATCGGCCCGCGCTTGGTGATCCTCAACGTCGCGACCATGGCGCTGGGCATGTTCACCGCACGTGCCCTGGGTTTAGCCCACAGTGACCGCATTGCCATTGCATTGGAATGTGGGCTGCAAAATGCCGCCTTGGCGATCTTTATCGCCGTTTCGGTGTTGGGCAATCCGATTTTGGTGGTCCCGGCGATCACTTATGCCTTGGTCATGAACATCACGGCAGCCGGGTTTATCGTGTGGGCGCGCCGACCACAGCTTCGCACCGCAACCGACTGACCCTTGGCGATGCAACCCATCGTCCTTCAACGTGTCGTCGCCCTGAGCCCCGATCAGCTGTTTGCCGTCGCCGCCAACATCGAGGCTTATCCCGAGTTCGTGCCCAACTGCGTGGCGACGCGTATTCGCCAGCGCACCGATGACACATGGCTGGTGGACAATGTGTTTCGCTGGGGGCCGGTGCCGATCCGCTTTCGCACCCGTGCCACGATGCGACCGCCACGCGAGATCGATATCCGCTCGATCGACAGCGTGCTCATAGATTTATCTTTGAAATGGCGCTTCGTTGCCTATGACGGCGGCACCGAGGTGACGTTTGAAATGGCCCTCGACCTGCCCGGACCGAAACTCGGCCTGATGGAACAATCCCTGCGCAAGCAAGCCGAAGCCTTCGAGCGCGCATTTTTGGCGCGCGCCGCTCAGTCGTCGAGCGTGGAGAAATAAGCCAATAAATTCTGCACGTCGTCTTCCGACAGGGGGACGATCAACCGCTTAGGGCGCGGGTGCAACCGCGCATCGGCGCGCATTTCGCGAAATTGCTTAGCCAAGTACTTGATGTATTGCCCCGCCAGCGGTGGGTCATGGGGACGGCCCTCACCTTTTTCGCCGTGGCAGCGTGCACAGTTTTCTTTATAAAGCGCAGCACCTTTATCGACATCGCCCGGGGCACGGGGAATCTGCAACACCCGCTTGGCCGCCAACAGTCGTTCGTAGCCATCAACCTGACCTTCCATTTCCGGCAATCGGGTATCGAGGGTCATTTTGGTGATATACGCTGAAACGTCGAGAATATCTTGATCGTTCAGTTCCCGTTCGACGGTAAACGGATACATGGGAATATTGACCCGCTCGCGGGCTTTGAACGCTTTCAACTGGCTGATCAGGTACTCGGTTGAAAACCCGGCTAGACGTGGATAATCCCCGCCACCGCCGCCTTGACCCTCAGGACCATGGCACGGCGCGCAAACGACATAGATGTCCTTGCCGTCTTCGGCGTAGCCTTGTTCCTGCGCCATCACGACGCCGGGCACGGCGAAACTGCATGCCAAGACAAGGGCCGCCAAGCGTTTCACTGCAAGTCTCCTCGACGAAACAATACGAAGCCCAGTACCGCGCACAATGTGCCGAACACCGCCGGATACAGAAAACCGTAGATCAAGAACCCTGTACGCCCCAGCGCATCCAAGATCACGTGCGCAGCTGGCCCCATCAAAATCAGTTCCGGATCGAACACCAGCATCGACGCGGTGCGAAACACCTGCATGGGATTGAGCAGCGCAATTGTCACTACCACTTCGTGAGGCATCTGTTCGCGCACCATCGCGCCCAGCAAAATCAGATCGAGAAACAACAGCAACACCAACCACACGGTGAACGCCGCCCCTTGGGCAACGTCGGACGTCTTGGCGATGGTGGAAATCAACATGCCGATGCCCAAAAAGCACCACGTCAACGACACCAGCATGGCTGTACTGAAGAGGAACTCGGACCACGGCACGTCGAAACCGCGCACCGCCGCCCAGATCACCGCCAACACCACGGCCAGAAACACCGGCAAAAACACCGTAACGTACCGGCCCAACAGCTTACCCCAGTACCACGCACCCAACGGCACCGGCAGCGCCAGCATATATTCCAACACCCCGGCTTCGCGGTCGCCAGCGACCGAGCGCACCATGGTGATGAGAATAAAGATCGGCAAGATCGCCATACAAATCTGAATGTAGGTGGTCAGCGTGCGCGACAAACCGGTAAAGCCCATGACGCGAGATTCGGTCAAACCCGATGCCAACAGCAACACCATCACGGCACCGAACACCAGGCTGTAGACCAAAAACCACCGTGCCCTGATGGATTCCTGGTACTCGAGGCGCGCGGTATGGAGGAGCGGTTTGAGCATGGCGTTATTCGTTTCTATCCGGAACTTTGCAAATGTGATTCGGAGCATCGGCGAGAATTTTCGACGTCAGCGCGACAAAATCGATACCGACCGGATCGCCTGCCGACGTCGGCGCGAAAGCCGTGTAGCCGTAGTTCATCGGTGTCAATTCACCGCGCACATAGTGAGCCTCGCGCGCGTTCAGCCAGACCATTTTTTCACGGGTGCTGGAACCTTCGGCCACCCAGATTTCCGTCGCCTGGTCCCCCGCCCAATGCTGATCGTTAAGCCAATTGATGGCGCAACCGATATCGTCGAACTTATAGAGCTTGTTTTTCTCGCCGCCGCGCACCTCGGCGGCGAAGCGCGGATCGCTGACGAACATCTTGCACAGTTCGCACACGTCACGATCCCAGTGAATATCCTCGGGACCGGATTTATCACCGTCTCCGCACGCCGCCAGAACAAGCACCGCGCCAACCATCAACAGTCGGGTGATCAAACGTTGCATCACTTCAACTCCAACGCCGCGATGAGACCGGCGTAACGCGACATCATGGCCAAAAAGCGCAACCGATCGGGTCCGGCCACCGTGCCGGTCCACGCCAAGCCGTCTCCGGTGGCGACAAACCCCCACGACGTCAACGATTTGGATAAAGCTTCCTCGGCACGGACCAGTCGTAGCGTGCAGGCTTGCAACGCCGATGGGTCGACGGTGTCCTCGACGTGATCGTCAAGAACCACCTTGCCGCGATCCAGTTCGATCACGCGGTTGACCAGCGCAGCGACCTCGTCGATGCGGTGGCTGGACATCAGCATCACCGTACCGTCCAAACGCTCGGACAACAGATTGAAAAAGATCTTGCGCGATTCCGGGTCCAGGTTTGCGGCCGGTTCATCCATCACCAAGATGTCGCTGTCGCGCCCGAGCGCGATACCGATGAGCAGTTTCTGTTTTTGCCCGCCCGACAACTTGACGAACGGCTGGCGACGGATCACATCCATGTCCAGGCCCAGCTGTTCGGCGACGTGCTCCATCCGTTTGGGATCCGTGTTACACACGCTGGCGGAAAAATTGATCAGCTCGCCGACCGGTATTTTCAACGGCGGCGGCAATTGCGGCACGAAGCCGATGCGCGCCAAAACGCCACGACGGTCTTGGCGTGGATCGATGCCATCGACCCTGACCTTGCCTTGACAGACATATTCACCCAGCAGACAGCGGATCAACGTGGTCTTGCCCGCGCCGTTGGATCCCACCAGCGCCACCCGATTGCCACGGCCCAACGACAAGGAAATGTCGTCGAGCACGGCGCGACGCTGAAAGGTTTTCGAAATCGCTTGAAATTCGATCATCTGCGGACGGTTCTTTTCTTCGCTTAGAGTAACTTGTTGAGGCCTTTGACATCGTACGTCAAAGAATCTGTCGGGCAGATGTCGACACACATACCGCAGCGCGTACAGTCGGCGCCGATGTCGCTGTTCACGGTCAGGGCAAAGCCTTTTTTGGTCACCTCCAACACATGGGGAACCAAACACACGGTCCGGCAGTCGCCTTCATGCAAACAATTTTCCAGATTGTAGGTCACATGAACCGGCGAGGTGATGCCGACCATGCCATAGGTCAAGCCGATTGGGCACATGTAACGGCACCAGGCGCGGCGGGTAACGAACACTTCAAACGCCAACAGCACCGCGACCCAAATCAGCGCCAGACCGGGACCGTAAATCATCGCGCGGGACAAAATACCCACCGGCGAGATGGCCTCGAACACCGTATAACCAGTGGCGAACGCCAACCCGGCAAATATGACGTACAGCACCGTGCGCACGCCGCGATGCATG
This region of Magnetovibrio sp. genomic DNA includes:
- a CDS encoding bile acid:sodium symporter family protein, which encodes MSTDILLPIGLAFIMFSIGLGLKIEDFTRVVLYPRAIFVGLLNQIILLPLIGLAVLVGYEGRPEFALGLMILAASPGGITSNLLTTLAGGNAALSVSMTAITSLISVVSVPVILGFSQVFFLGTGQDVQMPLGFIMGSILVVTGLPIALGMGLQAWKPDSANWLRPKARHLATIIFALIVASAFVGQMDNILNYFTEIGPRLVILNVATMALGMFTARALGLAHSDRIAIALECGLQNAALAIFIAVSVLGNPILVVPAITYALVMNITAAGFIVWARRPQLRTATD
- a CDS encoding c-type cytochrome → MKRLAALVLACSFAVPGVVMAQEQGYAEDGKDIYVVCAPCHGPEGQGGGGGDYPRLAGFSTEYLISQLKAFKARERVNIPMYPFTVERELNDQDILDVSAYITKMTLDTRLPEMEGQVDGYERLLAAKRVLQIPRAPGDVDKGAALYKENCARCHGEKGEGRPHDPPLAGQYIKYLAKQFREMRADARLHPRPKRLIVPLSEDDVQNLLAYFSTLDD
- a CDS encoding ABC transporter permease yields the protein MLKPLLHTARLEYQESIRARWFLVYSLVFGAVMVLLLASGLTESRVMGFTGLSRTLTTYIQICMAILPIFILITMVRSVAGDREAGVLEYMLALPVPLGAWYWGKLLGRYVTVFLPVFLAVVLAVIWAAVRGFDVPWSEFLFSTAMLVSLTWCFLGIGMLISTIAKTSDVAQGAAFTVWLVLLLFLDLILLGAMVREQMPHEVVVTIALLNPMQVFRTASMLVFDPELILMGPAAHVILDALGRTGFLIYGFLYPAVFGTLCAVLGFVLFRRGDLQ
- a CDS encoding type II toxin-antitoxin system RatA family toxin, coding for MQPIVLQRVVALSPDQLFAVAANIEAYPEFVPNCVATRIRQRTDDTWLVDNVFRWGPVPIRFRTRATMRPPREIDIRSIDSVLIDLSLKWRFVAYDGGTEVTFEMALDLPGPKLGLMEQSLRKQAEAFERAFLARAAQSSSVEK
- a CDS encoding class I SAM-dependent methyltransferase, which encodes MRTRSSTPSDSQHRDNIQTMFELVAPRYDLMNDLMSFATHRLWKRAMVRKAPQCSGGFAVDVAGGTGDIARLLHQRGWNVTVCDPSAGMMRAGRPRQPSEISWVAGLGESLPFADASLDLLTVSFGLRNMTRPQHALAEAIRVLKPGGRFICLEFSTPAWWLKPFYDWYSEHIIPRLGAMVAGRPEAYRYLVDSIREFPDQDTLKEQMQAAGFADVTYTNLSFGIAAIHVGSKTS
- the menA gene encoding 1,4-dihydroxy-2-naphthoate octaprenyltransferase translates to MTARPTGLNLWWQAIRPKTLGMAASPVVLASALAWAGDSPIAHPEVPIVILLCALAIQAGTNLFNDAQDFLNGTDDIDGAERLGPPRVTALGWALPHQVSAAGLTAFLIALLGGLYLITIGGWPIFFLGLGSLWAGYLYSHGPYPISRSPFGELVVIAFFGVAAVSGTYYLHTGHVGMSTWIWGIAMGLPAGAVLLLNNVRDEAGDRLAGRKTLAILIGVKASHALYAILVLAPYGVSALSVATGLMAVGALLGIATLPLALRNARTFRDTAPSASLNPLLGATVRCQGLFAISTALGLFASLYVTMPGP
- a CDS encoding nitrous oxide reductase accessory protein NosL; amino-acid sequence: MQRLITRLLMVGAVLVLAACGDGDKSGPEDIHWDRDVCELCKMFVSDPRFAAEVRGGEKNKLYKFDDIGCAINWLNDQHWAGDQATEIWVAEGSSTREKMVWLNAREAHYVRGELTPMNYGYTAFAPTSAGDPVGIDFVALTSKILADAPNHICKVPDRNE
- a CDS encoding ABC transporter ATP-binding protein codes for the protein MIEFQAISKTFQRRAVLDDISLSLGRGNRVALVGSNGAGKTTLIRCLLGEYVCQGKVRVDGIDPRQDRRGVLARIGFVPQLPPPLKIPVGELINFSASVCNTDPKRMEHVAEQLGLDMDVIRRQPFVKLSGGQKQKLLIGIALGRDSDILVMDEPAANLDPESRKIFFNLLSERLDGTVMLMSSHRIDEVAALVNRVIELDRGKVVLDDHVEDTVDPSALQACTLRLVRAEEALSKSLTSWGFVATGDGLAWTGTVAGPDRLRFLAMMSRYAGLIAALELK